Part of the Acidobacteriota bacterium genome is shown below.
GGAGTGAGCGGGCGGGTGTGGGCGGAGTGAGGTCGGGCTCGCGAACAGCCCGGGGAGAAGGGGATGGAGGTGGGGGTGGGGATTGCGAGAGCGATGCCGATAGCGATACCGATAGCGATGCCGATAGCGATGCCGATAGCGATACCGATGGCGATACCGATACCGATACCGATACCGATGCCGATACCGATTCTCAGGAGGGGTAATCGAACGGGGTTTGGGGGAAAGCGGAGAAGAAAGAGCGGGACAGGAGAAGGCGATGGAAAATAAACTGGACAACAGAGTGCAAACCGGGGAAACCCTGCAGGCCCTGCGGATCGAGCCGAGCCGGCGTGCCCGGCACCGGGGGCGGCTCCGCCGGTGGGCCCGGTGGGGGGTCGCCCTCGTCATCGTAATCCTGGCGGGGTATTTCTTCCTCCGCTCCGGCATGGGTCCCGGCGGGGTTGAAGTGGAGACGGCCCGGCCGACCCCGCCCGACCCCAAGGCGCCCGACGTGGTGCTGTCGGCCTCCGGTTACGTGGTGGCCAAGCACCGCATCAACGTCAACTCCAAGGTCACGGGGCGGATCGCCTGGATCGGCGTGGAAAAGGGCGACGTGGTGAAGGCGGGCCAACTGCTGGTCCGCCTCGAGGACGAGGAGTTCCGCGCCCAGGTGGACCAGGCGGAGGGGGCCGTCCGGTCGGCGAAGGCCCGGCTGGAGCTGCTCCGAAACGGGAACCGCCCCCAGGAGATCGCCGAGGCTGCCCACCGGGCCGAACAGGCGAAGGCGGAGCGGGACATCGCCCGGACTACCCGGGACCGCTTCTTCACCCTGACGAACTCCGGCGTCGTCTCGAAGCAGGAACTCGACGACGCCCAGGCTCGCCTGGACGCCGCCGAGCAGCAGTACCGGGCCCTCTCCCAGGCGGCGGAGGTGGTGCGGATCGGCGCCCGGGCCGAGGACGTCGCCCGGGCCGAGGGGGACCTCCGGGAGGCCGAGGGGCGCCTGGCCTGGGCGAAGACGCAGCTGGACGCCACCCTCATCAAGGCGCCGGTCTCCGGCACCATCCTGCAGCGAGTGGTGGAAAAGGGCGAGCTGGTGACCGCCCAGTTCGCCAGCGGCGCCGAGGGCGGCCCCCAGGGCTCCGTGGCGGCCCTCGCCGACCTGGACGAGCTGCAGGTGGAACTCGACATCAACCAGAACGACTTCGGCCGCCTGTCACTGAAGCAGTCGGCCACGGTCACCGCCGACGCCTTCCCGGACCGCGCCTACGACGGTTTCATCGAGGAGATCTCGCCCGAGGCCAACCGGCAGAAGGCCACCGTCCAGGTCAAGGTGCGCATCCGCAACCCCGACGGCCGGCTTCGCCCCGACATGAACGCCAAGGTGGACTTTGTCGCCGGCGCGTCCCAGGCGGTCCCCGCCGGGAGCCGCGCCGTCCTCGTCCCGGAGTCGGCCCTCCTGCCGGAGGACGGCAAGACCTTCGTCCTCCTGTTCAGCGCGGACGGGAAAGCGCGCCGGAAGGAGGTCCGCCTCCTGGGCCGACGAGCGAGGGGCGCCCTGGTGGAGGGGGTCGAGTCGTCCGACCGGGTCATCCTGCACCCCCCCGAGGACCTCGGGGACGGGGCGGCGGTGCGGCACAAGGGGGCGCACTGACATGGCGGGCCCCTGGGACGGCGATGGAGGGAGGCGCCCGGGGAACGGGCGGCCCGTGGTGGAGTGCCGGGACGTGTACAAGGTCTACCGCCGGGACGAGTACGAGATCCCCGTCCTGGAGGGGGTGAGCCTCGACGTGGCGGAAGGGGGGTTCGTGGCCCTGATGGGACCCTCCGGTTCCGGGAAGACCACGCTCCTCAACCTGATTGCCGCCATCGACCACCCCACGGCCGGCGAGGTGCGGGTGGCGGGGGAGGACCCCTTCGGCCTCTCCGACGCCGACGTTGCCCGGTGGCGCAACGAGCACGTGGGGTACATCTTCCAGACCTTCAACCTGATCCCGGTCCTGACGGCCTTCGAGAACGTGGAGCTGCCCCTGCTCCTCACCCGGCTTTCCCGGCGGGAGCGCCGCGAGCACGTCCTGGCCGCCCTGTCCCTCGTGGGGCTGGCGGACCGGGTGCGGCACCTCCCCCGGCAGCTCTCCGGCGGCCAGGAGCAGCGGGTGGCCATCGCCCGCGCCCTGGTGACCGACCCCACCCTCCTGCTGGCGGACGAGCCCACGGGGGAGCTGGACAAGCGCTCCGCCCGGGAGGTCCTGGAGATCCTCAAGCGGCTCAACGAGGAGTACGGCAAGACCGTCGTCATGGTGACCCACGACCCCCACGCCGCCGAGTACGCCCACACCGTGCTCCACCTGGAGAAGGGCCGCCTCCTGGAAGCATCGTAGGCGCCTCCTGCCGGGAGGCGCCCGTTAGCTTGACGCGTGCAGGGCCCGTGCGCCGCCCGGCAGGCGGCGCGTACTGTTTTTACTGTTGCGGTTCCAAGACGCGGGGAACGAGCACGACGTCCCCGGCCATGAGCGGGGTGTCGGTGTCCTCGCCGCGCTTGATCTTGTCGAGATCGTGGATGGTCACCTGCTTCATGCGGATCAGGTTGATGTGGTTCACGCCCGCCTTGGCCGTGGGGCCACCGGCCTTGGCGATGGCCGTGGAGAGCCTGGCCCCCTCGGTCCACTCCTGCTCGCCGGGCTGGTTGACCTCGCCCTTGACCAGGTAGGTCTTCTTCTCCGGGGTTTCAGCGGTGGTCCCATCGGGAGCGATCCCCTTTCCCCCGGCGCAACCCAGGATCGACACCATTAGAAGAAAAACCCACGCCATGGTTTTCATCTCGCTCCTCCTTTCGCCAGGATTATTCGTCCGCTCGGGTTTTGTGATTCATTCAGGTGTTGACGCGGTCGCAAAAAGTACCATCACCCTCATGGCGATGGCTCAATAAAGGTCTGACAAACACTTTTCCGTTCGATTCCTTACTATTTATGCGAGGCCTTCATGTGTTTATTCTATCCCGAATACCATGATGGGGTGAACAGTTTTTCTCGGGAACGACGGAAAGCGTGCGCCGCCCGGCAGGCGGCGCGTACTGCTTGACTTCGACGGGTGCCTTCCCTACAATCGGCACTTTGCCGGCCCTTGGCGACCGGCCCGCGGAGGAGTGGCCGAGCGGTTGATGGCGGCGGTCTTGAAAACCGTTGTGCCCGGAAGGGTACCGGGGGTTCGAATCCCTCCTCCTCCGCCAGATATTCAGACAAGAAGGCATTTCGGTGCGATTCACTCCCGCCGGAGGGGCAGGCCCCGCCCATTTTGGAAATGGGCGTCGCCGGTGATCCAGGCCGCTCCCCGCGCCATGGTCTGGCAGCCGCGGAGCGGCGGCCCGGTATTTCACCGCCGCTCCGCGGCTCCGGATGGGCCCCGGACCTTCACCTGGGCCTCGCGGCCCAGTCTCCTTCCGAAGCAACCGCGCTGCGGGCTTCCGATTGACTCCTCATCGTGGCAAGAAGGCACCGGCGGTTCGCGCTCCACCACACGATTTCCGGATGAACCATCTTGATCCCATCCCTTCCACGCGCTCCCGATGTCGGGTTTTTCAAAGATGGACGGCGAATCTGTCCGCCAAGCAGGACCCGGTTGATCTGCGAGTCGATTGCGGTGAACCTCACGCCTGCCAGAGGCGCAGACCCCGCACTTTTTGAAAATGGACGTCGTAGGTGATCAGCACGGCTCCCAGCTCCATGGTCTGGGCAGCGATCCAGACGTCGTTCAGCGGGAGCGGCGTTCCCGCCTGGCGCAGATCGTGCATCAGGTGGCCGAAAATCTCGGCCGTCTCCTGCGTCGTGTTGAGGAGCGTCACAGTTGGCCTTTGTCGGTTAACGCGTTGTTGAACTCGGTCAGGTCCTCTTCGCTCCAGACACCGCAGAAATCAACAAAATCGCCGCGATGGTCGGGCGTTTCAGCGGTCAGCCCCAATCCTTTTTCAAGTGTTTCCTTGATGACTTTGTTCAGGCTCGTTTTTTCATGCCGTGCTTTCTTTTTGAGCTCGTTTTCCAGCCGCTCGTTGATGCCATGGATCGTCATTGATTTCATGCTTCCTCCGATGAATCACCCAGAGGTTCATCTTGAATTATAATCTAGTTCATCCCGGTTTGTTTTTCAACGGGGTAGCGGCCCCCGACCGGAGTATTCCACTGCGCGGTCTGTTTGTTGCCGAAATTGTCCTTGTAAGGAGGGAAGATTTTTGTTAAATTGTCCCTATGATCAGTGACAATCTCAAATACGTGATCCGCCAGTTCGCCGAACGCGCGCTCCCCGCCTGCCGGCCTCGGGAGCGGGTCCTCCCCTTCGGCACGGGCAAGGTGGTGGGCCTGGCCGGGGTGCGGCGCTCCGGCAAGACCTTCCTCTTTTTCGAGGCCATCCACCGGCTGGTTGCCCAAGGGGTGGACCGCCGCCGGGTCACCTACCTGAACTTCGAGGACGACCGTCTCCACCCGGTCCGGGCCGAAGAACTGGACCTGGTTTTGCGCTGCTGGCAGGAACTCTTCCCGGAGATCGCGGGACAAAAAAGGTACCTGTTCCTCGACGAGGTTCAGAACGCGCCGGGTTGGGAACGGTGGGTCCGCCGGGTCGTCGACACGGAGGATGTCGAGGTCTTCGTCACCGGCTCGTCGTCGCGCCTGCTGACCCGTGACCTGGCCACGGCCCTGAGGGGCCGGAGCATCACCCTGGAAGTCTTCCCCCTCAGCTTCCGGGAGCGCCTGTCCTTCCTTGGGGTCGACGCCGTTCCGTTCAGTGTCGACAGTGAAAGCCGGATTCGCTACGAACTGGAACAGTATCTGCTCTGGGGCGGATTTCCGGAAGTGGTCCTGGCCGAGGAGCCCCTGCGGCCCCTGATCCTGGGCGAGTACGCTTCTCTGATGATGTACCGGGACGTGGTGGAGCGATATTCGCTGCGGAACGAAGCGCTGGTCCGCGAGCTGCTGCGGCACGCCTTCCGGAACACGGCCTCAATGCTCAACGTGAGCAAGCTGCACCGGGACTTCACGTCCAGGGGGCTTTCCGTTTCGAAAAACACGCTGTTCGAGTACCTCGGCTGCCTCGAGGACTCGTTCCTGGTCTTCCTCCTGCCACGGAGGGTGGCCTCCCTCCGCCGGCAGGCCCACAACCCCCGGAAGCTGCACATCGTCGACACCGGGCTCATCGCCGCCTTCCAGGCATTTCCGGCCCGGGACCAGGGGCACAA
Proteins encoded:
- a CDS encoding efflux RND transporter periplasmic adaptor subunit — protein: MENKLDNRVQTGETLQALRIEPSRRARHRGRLRRWARWGVALVIVILAGYFFLRSGMGPGGVEVETARPTPPDPKAPDVVLSASGYVVAKHRINVNSKVTGRIAWIGVEKGDVVKAGQLLVRLEDEEFRAQVDQAEGAVRSAKARLELLRNGNRPQEIAEAAHRAEQAKAERDIARTTRDRFFTLTNSGVVSKQELDDAQARLDAAEQQYRALSQAAEVVRIGARAEDVARAEGDLREAEGRLAWAKTQLDATLIKAPVSGTILQRVVEKGELVTAQFASGAEGGPQGSVAALADLDELQVELDINQNDFGRLSLKQSATVTADAFPDRAYDGFIEEISPEANRQKATVQVKVRIRNPDGRLRPDMNAKVDFVAGASQAVPAGSRAVLVPESALLPEDGKTFVLLFSADGKARRKEVRLLGRRARGALVEGVESSDRVILHPPEDLGDGAAVRHKGAH
- a CDS encoding ABC transporter ATP-binding protein — protein: MAGPWDGDGGRRPGNGRPVVECRDVYKVYRRDEYEIPVLEGVSLDVAEGGFVALMGPSGSGKTTLLNLIAAIDHPTAGEVRVAGEDPFGLSDADVARWRNEHVGYIFQTFNLIPVLTAFENVELPLLLTRLSRRERREHVLAALSLVGLADRVRHLPRQLSGGQEQRVAIARALVTDPTLLLADEPTGELDKRSAREVLEILKRLNEEYGKTVVMVTHDPHAAEYAHTVLHLEKGRLLEAS
- a CDS encoding SLBB domain-containing protein → MKTMAWVFLLMVSILGCAGGKGIAPDGTTAETPEKKTYLVKGEVNQPGEQEWTEGARLSTAIAKAGGPTAKAGVNHINLIRMKQVTIHDLDKIKRGEDTDTPLMAGDVVLVPRVLEPQQ
- a CDS encoding PIN domain-containing protein; this encodes MRCLERRGPDRVQQRVNRQRPTVTLLNTTQETAEIFGHLMHDLRQAGTPLPLNDVWIAAQTMELGAVLITYDVHFQKVRGLRLWQA
- a CDS encoding ATP-binding protein, which produces MISDNLKYVIRQFAERALPACRPRERVLPFGTGKVVGLAGVRRSGKTFLFFEAIHRLVAQGVDRRRVTYLNFEDDRLHPVRAEELDLVLRCWQELFPEIAGQKRYLFLDEVQNAPGWERWVRRVVDTEDVEVFVTGSSSRLLTRDLATALRGRSITLEVFPLSFRERLSFLGVDAVPFSVDSESRIRYELEQYLLWGGFPEVVLAEEPLRPLILGEYASLMMYRDVVERYSLRNEALVRELLRHAFRNTASMLNVSKLHRDFTSRGLSVSKNTLFEYLGCLEDSFLVFLLPRRVASLRRQAHNPRKLHIVDTGLIAAFQAFPARDQGHKLETAIFLQARRRTKELFYSAEGSEVDLCDGAGEFFVNTCWNLADPETLRREKAAMTFSAAQWPRAKGHLLFHEYAPGLEREIPGARPAWRYLLEE